From Cellulomonas fimi ATCC 484, a single genomic window includes:
- a CDS encoding DUF721 domain-containing protein gives MSSDREPDDGALLPPVRRPPVDGVPLRQVVDLLPERQVAVAALNRAKEAARARGLRPGDAPRRRALVDAHPGTAGPGARDPQAVADTLGALVGQFGWGSGLVSGTVQHRWAELVGAEVAEHCAYVSLEAGVLTVQASSTSWATNLTWAVPTMLRRFAEELGEGVVTQITVLGPAGPGFGRGRKRVVGRGPRDTFG, from the coding sequence GTGTCCTCTGACCGTGAGCCCGACGACGGTGCCCTGCTCCCCCCGGTGCGGCGGCCCCCCGTCGACGGCGTCCCGCTGCGGCAGGTCGTCGACCTGCTGCCGGAGCGCCAGGTCGCGGTGGCGGCGCTGAACCGCGCGAAGGAGGCGGCCCGCGCGCGCGGACTACGGCCGGGCGACGCGCCACGCCGCCGGGCGCTCGTCGACGCGCACCCCGGCACGGCCGGTCCCGGCGCGCGCGACCCGCAGGCGGTCGCGGACACCCTCGGGGCGCTGGTCGGGCAGTTCGGCTGGGGCTCGGGGCTGGTGTCGGGCACGGTGCAGCACCGGTGGGCGGAGCTGGTCGGGGCCGAGGTCGCGGAGCACTGCGCGTACGTGTCGCTCGAGGCGGGCGTGCTGACGGTGCAGGCGAGCTCGACGAGCTGGGCGACGAACCTGACGTGGGCGGTGCCGACGATGCTGCGCCGCTTCGCGGAGGAGCTGGGCGAGGGGGTCGTCACGCAGATCACCGTCCTGGGTCCGGCGGGGCCGGGTTTCGGACGCGGTCGCAAGCGGGTCGTGGGCCGGGGACCGCGCGACACGTTCGGGTGA